In one window of Maledivibacter sp. DNA:
- a CDS encoding BON domain-containing protein, with translation MEDKRTNWISNNQTPSLDNLIVDKIKDQLEEKMQASAMDVNVFCKDGYVHLSGIVDVLAEKIKSEDIARSIDGVRKIENKITIAMDSNITDKHMEKEISSRLRKDHTLDGVSPKVNDGVSNLIGSAPTLRDAKEACRLASKTRGIKDVVNNIKIESYGKYDDSIISSRVAQALTTTDLSLMDIDHRVQDGKLTLSGYVNNRQEVELAKELSMEVEGVRKVVNRLKIRRDNQRQI, from the coding sequence ATGGAAGATAAAAGAACTAATTGGATTAGTAATAATCAAACTCCATCACTGGATAATTTAATTGTCGACAAAATAAAAGACCAATTAGAGGAAAAGATGCAAGCAAGTGCAATGGATGTTAATGTCTTTTGTAAGGATGGATATGTTCATTTGTCAGGAATTGTAGATGTTTTGGCGGAGAAAATTAAATCTGAGGATATTGCTAGAAGTATAGATGGAGTAAGAAAAATAGAAAACAAGATAACTATAGCTATGGATAGCAATATTACAGATAAGCACATGGAAAAAGAAATAAGTAGTAGGTTAAGAAAGGATCATACCTTAGACGGAGTGAGTCCAAAGGTTAATGATGGTGTATCTAATTTAATTGGTTCTGCCCCCACCTTAAGAGATGCAAAGGAAGCGTGCAGGCTGGCATCAAAAACTAGGGGTATTAAAGATGTAGTAAATAATATTAAGATCGAATCCTATGGTAAATATGATGATTCAATTATAAGCAGTCGAGTTGCTCAGGCTCTTACTACTACTGACCTAAGTCTTATGGATATTGATCATAGGGTCCAGGATGGTAAGTTAACTCTATCGGGCTATGTGAACAATAGACAAGAAGTAGAATTGGCAAAGGAATTGTCCATGGAAGTAGAAGGTGTAAGAAAAGTTGTAAACAGACTCAAGATACGTAGGGATA